The genomic DNA CGAGCTTGTTCCAACTGCTCGTAGTCAATCAGGTTTTCTTTGACAAGGAGCTCACCCAAACCTTTTCTTTTTGCTGCCATCTTCCAACCTTTCCAAACAACCCAAGTCTGGACATAAGTCTGTGCATTTGGACAGAAATTGCTCTTTCTGCCGACTCATTTATCGGTGGATGAGAAGAGATATTTTACGGTCCTGTTTCAGATTGATTCGTAGAGGAGGGACAATTTTCTCGCAGCAATTTTTCCAGTGATTTAAGGTAGCTATTTCTGTTGATTTCGTGGCCAAAGGCCCATTCCGCCCAGACCACGTCCACCCAACTGGCGATTTCAAATCCTCTCACCACCCGGGTGCCAATTTCCTCAGCTTCCCGAACCAGGGCGGTTTCAACCGGAGTCATCGTCATATCCCAGACCTCGCCACCTGGCTCGAGAAAGTTGAAATACAACAGCTCCTTGACCAGCTCGTTTTCCGGAATATAGGGGGTTGTGTTGATCATGATGCTGTTAGTTCCAGGCAACATAATGAGTTGATTGACGGGAATAAACTCAAAGCGAACGCCGAAGTAGGTTTTCTTTAGCTCGGCAATCATGTCGATTCCCTGATCATGAAATTGATTGGTGATTTTGATATGCTTAAAGCCAATCTTGACCAAGCTGGCAATGGCAATCCGGGCCGCAGCGCCGGCCCCCACAATCAACGCAGTCTGAGTGGTATTGAGATGGTCACCAAACTCGCGAAGCATATGGTGGAAGGCTGAGTAAAGGGCCGAGCGGGTCCACCATTTACCGTGGGCAGGGACTAAACAGTCGGCGGAACCCAAACTCATCATCAAGGCCGGTTCATGGGAAAAATGCCGAGTGATCGACTCACCAAAGGGACTACCAATTCTAATGGCCGCACATTTTTCGGTAGCAGCGTGAAGAGTCTCAGAAAAATTGTCGATGGTGGTTTCGGAGGGCTCGTATCGATTGCTCACGCCCTGTTCGGTTAAAATATTCGAAAGCATCTGCCAGCGATCATGCTGGGGACTTACGGAGATTTCGGTCCATAATCTTTCTTCTTTTGGTTTCGCCAAAACTCCAGAGCCTCCTTCACGTCACTCTGAATCTGTTTTTTCAGTTCCTCGACGGTGGCGAACTTCTTTTCTTCCCTCAGCCGAAGATGAAAAATCACGGTGATCTCTTTATTATAAAGGGACCAGTCTCCCTCTGCTAGTAAATGAGTCTCCACCCTCAGTCCAGAATCCTCTGGCCTGAGGGTCGGGGCCACGCCAACATTTGTTACCGCGGGAACGGATTGGCCCGAAGGGATCAGGACCTCAGTGATGTACACCCCCGAGGCCGGTACCAAAGTCTCCAAGTTCTCAATGTTGGCCGTCGGAAATCCCAACCCCCGGCCCTTTTGCTGACCTTTTGACACCTGCCCTTTAACGGCAAATGGCCGACAAAGTAATGGGGGAATCTGCGCCATGCGCCCTTGCTGAACCAAATTGCGAATCCGCGAACTCGATACTATTTCACCACCCTGTCGAATGGGAGGAAGAACTCGCAACTCAAACCCCTGTTGCTTTGCGAGCCGGTCGAGAAAATCCAAATTCCCTTTTCGGCCGGCACCAAAGTTAAAATCATGGCCAACAACCAAAACCTTGGGATTCAGCTTGGGTTGAACTTTCGCTAGCCAAAATTCCTCTGGGTCCATGGTTGCCAGGTCCTGGTTAAACGCCTCCACCACCAGCCAATCGAGCCCCATGATTTCGGCCTGATGAAACAAATCCTCTATGGGAAATAGACGTCTCAAACGCTGATCCGGCTGCAAAAACTGGATGGGATGAGGGTCGAAGGTCAGCACCACCGACACCAACCCCTGGCACTCGGCCTCCCGTAAAATCTCCCCAACCAAGGCACGATGCCCCAGGTGAAGGCCATCAAAACTGCCAATTGTGAGGGCTGATCCGCGGGCAGGAGGGATTAGACTGGAGCTGAGGCCTTTTACGAGTTTCATGGCTGAGAAAATACCAACTTTTTTCTTCTAACCCATTGATTTTTTTTAGCAAAATTGATACATGGCGTTAACATGAAAAACCCCTGGATAAGAAATGTAAAGGCGAGTCTCCTCTTATGGATTCGCTACATCTGGAGAAGGAAAGCCATTTGGCTTCGCGCTCTATTAGCCTTGGTGATCGGGGTGGTGCTGGTTTTTCTCGACGAAAGCACCAATTACGATTTGCGATTTCAAATCCGCGGACAACAGACTCCCAATCGAAATATTGTTCTCCTGGAGATCGAGCAGAACGAGTGGATTGATTTTCATGGACGCAGTCGCAATCTCATCCGGCCACTGAAGGAAATCACATCCCTAACGGACAGTTTTTTCTGGAACGAAAGAACCTGGCGGATTTTGCTTGAACAGCTAATGGAAGAGGCGCCCGAGCAGGTTGGGATCAGCTACTTCTTTGGGCGGAACCTAAGAAGAAGATCCAATCTGTCTGCTTACCCGAAAGTGTTTTCCGATGAGAGGATCGTCTGGTCAGCAAGTCAGGACAGTGAGGGACGAGCCCTATTTCCCCCGTTTACCCGCAACTACTCACTGGGAACGGGTCTCAATGAGCTTCGCGCAGATGAAGATGGTGTCCTTCGTCACTTTTCAAGCTCCTTGGTGCAAGTCCCCCACCTGACGCAGCGGTTGGCGTCCACCCTGGCAAAGTCCCAAGGAAATGAAGTTCAATTTGTTTCCGGCGAGAACTACCTGGTGAACTTTCAGGGAAAGAAGAGTTCCTATTCACGCGTTGGATTTAGGGAATTTCTTGATGGACGTTATCCTGAAAACTTTTTTGTCGGAAAGACTGTGATTATTGGCAGCCGGGATACCCAGGGTCACCGCTACCGAACACCTGTGGGCGAGTTAAGCCGAGCTGAAGTGATGGCCCACATTACCGATAACCTCTCTCGAAACAGATGGATCAAACGCCCAGCCAAAGGGTGGATGGTCCTTTACCTGTTCCTGTTGCTGGTGATCTCCATTTGGATTCAGTTTGCCTACCCTCAATCCATTGCCTTCGTATTTACCTTTTGGCTGGGAACGGCCGCAACGGCACTGTCTCTCTGGGTGTTCGACACCTTTTATTTGTGGATCCCCATTCAAGCCGTCGTGGTTCAACTTTTCGCCACCTATATCATGTTCCTGAGTTACCACCTAACCGTGAACGAAAATCTCAACTGGAGATTGGAGCAAGAGAAGAAATATCTAACGGAAGTTGAAGAGATGAAGAACAACTTCGTCTCGCTTTTCAGTCACGATCTGAAAACACCTATTGCAAAAATCCAGGCCATTTGTGACCGCCTGCTCACTCAACACAGAGAGGATCCCTTAAGAAGGGACCTCGCCGCCCTTCGTCATGAGAGCACGGAGTTACACAAATACATCCAAAAGATCCTCCAGATCACAAGAGTTGAATCCAAAGAGTTTAAGCTCAACAAGGAGGCTTCTGACATCAATGAGCTGGTGGTGAATGTCATCGATCAACTTCGCCCTTTGGCAGCTGCGAAAGACATACAGCTTGATACCAAATTAGAACCCATGTTTTTAATTGAAATGGATAGTATTTTGATTCGCGAGGTGATACTCAATCTCATTGAAAATGCGATCAAATACACTCCTGACGGAGGCACGGTATTGATCCTCTCAAGAGAAGAGGATGATATGGTGAAGGTGGTGATTCAGGACACTGGAGTGGGAATCTCTCCTGATGAACAAACCCGTGTTTTTGATAAGTTTGTCCGCGGTCAACAGCACAGCCTAAACACCAAAGGAACCGGCCTAGGACTCTATCTGGTCAAATACTTCATCGAGCTACACGGAGGCCAGGTCAAAATGGAAAGTGAATTGGGCAAAGGAACTCGATTTGAGTTCTCTCTACCAGTCGATACGAGCGATGAGGAAAATGAGATAATCGGCCTTGGAGGCCAATTGATTCCAGGAGAGGTCTAATGATTGACCAGTTAAAAGCCCTAATAGTGGACGATGAAAGCGAACTGCGCAAAACAGTGGCCGCCATTTTGGAAAGTAGTTTTCAGGATGTTTCTTTCGCCATCACTGAAGCTGAAAATGGCGCAAAGGCTCTCGAAGAGGTCAAAAAACAGGAATACGACATTGTCCTGATGGACGTGCGCATGCCTGAAATGGACGGGCTGACCGCCCTCAAACTCATCAAAGAGCAGGACCCTCGCACATTTGTTGTGATCATGACTGCCCATAGTAACTTGAAAGACGCCGTCGAGGCGATCAAGTGTGGTGCCTATGACTACCTTGAGAAGCCCGTCCAACCCGAAAAACTTAAGGAGCTAGTGCAAAAGGCTCTGGATGCCCGTGAGCTGGTTTCAAGTCTCGCACTCTCAAATCCCATTCTTGACGACGATGTGGATAGCGAGTTTGTCGGCTCTTCTGAAAAAATGCGCGAATTGTTTGATCTTATTTCCCGCTTAAGCCAGGTGGACACCACCGTTTTGGTGCGCGGTGAGAACGGGACTGGTAAGGAGCTGGTTGCCCGGGCCATTCACTTCAACTCCCCCCGTAAGCATGGCGACTTTGTTGCGATTAACTGCGGTGCAATTCCTGAGGATCTTATGGAGTCCGAACTTTTCGGTCACGAGAAGGGCTCCTTTACTGGAGCTGTTGAACGTAAGATCGGGAAGTTCCAATTAGCAAATAAGGGAACTATTTTTCTCGATGAAATTGGCGAGCTTCGCCCGGACATGCAGGTAAAGCTGTTGCGGGTACTCCAGGAAAGAAAGTTTGTACCAGTTGGTGGAAACCGGGAAATTAAGACCAACGCAAGAATCATTGCTGCCACAAACCGAAATCTGGAGAAAATGATTGAAGAAGGCAAGTTTCGTGAAGACTTGTTTTACCGCCTGAATGTCATGCCTTTGTTTTTGCCTCCCCTGCGTGAGCGTCTGGATGACCTGCTTGGTTTGGTCGAGTACTTTGTACGTCGGTTTAACCGCATTCATGGCCGAAAAATCCTCGGCGTCAGTGACGAAGCCATGTCCGTTCTCAAGTCCTACCGCTGGCCGGGAAATATCCGGGAGTTGGAAAACGTGATTGAGCGAGCATTTATCATCGAATCTGGTACCACCATCACCAAGGAAAATCTTCCTGAGACAGTACTTGAAGCTAGTGAAGAAGGCGATCAACATTTAAATTTGCCTAGCTACTACTCTGGCCCCATGGATTACGATCGTTTTAAGGAAGAGTCCGAGAAGGAGTTTATTACTGCAGCCTTGTCGGCCAATCAGGGACGCATCAATAAGACTGTTGCCGAAGCAAATATTCCTAAGAACACCCTACTTCGCAAGATTAAGAAGTATGGTATTAACGTCAAAGAGCTCAACCGCGAGTAGCCGATTGGATTGGATTGGATTGGACTAGCCTGGCCCCCTGGACCAGGCTTTCAACCTTATCTACAATAGTCTTATCTCCCATAGTCCTAAGACTCTGGTATTAAGACTTGACCTGAGTCTTGAAAACCTTCCTTCAAAGGTCGAGGTTTACCCGACTTTCTTACAGAAACCCCTCGACCTTGTTCCGGATATTCTCGACTCGACTTCAGCTTGTACTCGACTCGCCGAAAGAGTGGTTGTCACAAGGGCCAGACTAGACTGGATCACTGGACCTTGTGGGGCTTTTTACACAACTACTTTCTATAGGGAGGATACCATGGGTATCAGAGTCGCCACCAATATCGCTGCTATCAACGCACAACGAACAATGGCTTCCAGCCAAAGACACATCAACACCAGCTACGCACAATTAAGTAGTGGTAGTCGAATTACCAAGGCTGCCGACGATGCTGCCGGCTTGTCTATCAGCGAGACTTTAAAATCAACCATTCGCGGATACCAGCAGGCTCAACGCAACTCCAATGATGGAATTTCAATGATTCAGGTGGCTGAAGGCGGATTGGGCGAAATTTCCAATATTTTGACTCGTCTGCGAGAATTGGGCGTACAGGCGGCCTCGGACACAGTCGGAGATGATGAGCGGGCATTTGTGAATAAAGAAGTCCAGCAACTTAAGTCTGAGATTCAACGTATCGCCGAATCCACTAGGTATGGGAGCGCGAAACTCCTAGATGGATCAGGGGCCGAGTATGCCTTTCAAATTGACATCAATAACGACGACTTTCAGGACCGGATCGCTTTCGACTCATCAGAACAGAACGCTACTCTCGATGCACTAGGCGTTGAAGGTTTTGACTTTTCCGACAAAATGGACGCACGGGATGCTCTGGCCACTCTCGAAGAGGCTCAGAAAAATGTAAACGGAATGCGTGCCAACCTTGGTGCTATCCAGAATCGTCTGGTTTCGACGTCAGAAAACTTGGGTGTCGCGGTTGAGAACTTCTCCGCTGCTAACAGCCGGATTCGCGACACAGACATGGCCCAGTCTTCTGCAGAGCTGACTCGTAACAGTATTCTGCTAAATGCTTCAATTGGAGTTCTGGCTCAAGCCAATCAAACTCCCTCTGCGGCACTAAGACTGTTGTCCTAAACCAGGATTTGAATTGAGTTTTGATTCCTTATAGACAAAAAGCCCTCCGGGGCGGGAAGGCGACTCCCGCTCCGGAATTTAAAGGGTAAGCAGGCGCAGATAGGCCAATACTTCGTCAGCCAAAATAGTCGTCATACACTCATGAGTTCCAATCGGACATTCGAGGGACCCATGCTTACCACAAGGACGACAAGGAAGTTCCCTCTGCATCACAACGACCCGATCCTGCCAGGGACGAT from Pseudobdellovibrionaceae bacterium includes the following:
- a CDS encoding sigma-54-dependent Fis family transcriptional regulator, which codes for MIDQLKALIVDDESELRKTVAAILESSFQDVSFAITEAENGAKALEEVKKQEYDIVLMDVRMPEMDGLTALKLIKEQDPRTFVVIMTAHSNLKDAVEAIKCGAYDYLEKPVQPEKLKELVQKALDARELVSSLALSNPILDDDVDSEFVGSSEKMRELFDLISRLSQVDTTVLVRGENGTGKELVARAIHFNSPRKHGDFVAINCGAIPEDLMESELFGHEKGSFTGAVERKIGKFQLANKGTIFLDEIGELRPDMQVKLLRVLQERKFVPVGGNREIKTNARIIAATNRNLEKMIEEGKFREDLFYRLNVMPLFLPPLRERLDDLLGLVEYFVRRFNRIHGRKILGVSDEAMSVLKSYRWPGNIRELENVIERAFIIESGTTITKENLPETVLEASEEGDQHLNLPSYYSGPMDYDRFKEESEKEFITAALSANQGRINKTVAEANIPKNTLLRKIKKYGINVKELNRE
- a CDS encoding CHASE2 domain-containing protein → MKNPWIRNVKASLLLWIRYIWRRKAIWLRALLALVIGVVLVFLDESTNYDLRFQIRGQQTPNRNIVLLEIEQNEWIDFHGRSRNLIRPLKEITSLTDSFFWNERTWRILLEQLMEEAPEQVGISYFFGRNLRRRSNLSAYPKVFSDERIVWSASQDSEGRALFPPFTRNYSLGTGLNELRADEDGVLRHFSSSLVQVPHLTQRLASTLAKSQGNEVQFVSGENYLVNFQGKKSSYSRVGFREFLDGRYPENFFVGKTVIIGSRDTQGHRYRTPVGELSRAEVMAHITDNLSRNRWIKRPAKGWMVLYLFLLLVISIWIQFAYPQSIAFVFTFWLGTAATALSLWVFDTFYLWIPIQAVVVQLFATYIMFLSYHLTVNENLNWRLEQEKKYLTEVEEMKNNFVSLFSHDLKTPIAKIQAICDRLLTQHREDPLRRDLAALRHESTELHKYIQKILQITRVESKEFKLNKEASDINELVVNVIDQLRPLAAAKDIQLDTKLEPMFLIEMDSILIREVILNLIENAIKYTPDGGTVLILSREEDDMVKVVIQDTGVGISPDEQTRVFDKFVRGQQHSLNTKGTGLGLYLVKYFIELHGGQVKMESELGKGTRFEFSLPVDTSDEENEIIGLGGQLIPGEV
- a CDS encoding bifunctional riboflavin kinase/FAD synthetase gives rise to the protein MKLVKGLSSSLIPPARGSALTIGSFDGLHLGHRALVGEILREAECQGLVSVVLTFDPHPIQFLQPDQRLRRLFPIEDLFHQAEIMGLDWLVVEAFNQDLATMDPEEFWLAKVQPKLNPKVLVVGHDFNFGAGRKGNLDFLDRLAKQQGFELRVLPPIRQGGEIVSSSRIRNLVQQGRMAQIPPLLCRPFAVKGQVSKGQQKGRGLGFPTANIENLETLVPASGVYITEVLIPSGQSVPAVTNVGVAPTLRPEDSGLRVETHLLAEGDWSLYNKEITVIFHLRLREEKKFATVEELKKQIQSDVKEALEFWRNQKKKDYGPKSP
- a CDS encoding flagellin FliC: MGIRVATNIAAINAQRTMASSQRHINTSYAQLSSGSRITKAADDAAGLSISETLKSTIRGYQQAQRNSNDGISMIQVAEGGLGEISNILTRLRELGVQAASDTVGDDERAFVNKEVQQLKSEIQRIAESTRYGSAKLLDGSGAEYAFQIDINNDDFQDRIAFDSSEQNATLDALGVEGFDFSDKMDARDALATLEEAQKNVNGMRANLGAIQNRLVSTSENLGVAVENFSAANSRIRDTDMAQSSAELTRNSILLNASIGVLAQANQTPSAALRLLS